The following nucleotide sequence is from Vallitalea okinawensis.
ATACGCTATTTCTGTAACAGCGATATCTGTCTTTATAAGATAGTTAAGAGCTTTTTTTATACGATATTCACGTAGATATTGACCAAATGTAATACCTTTATGTTCCTTGAAATACCTAGTGAAGTAATATTTACTTAGATTGACTTCATTAGCAATCATGTCCAATGTAATAACAGCCTCATAGTTATTAGCCACGAACTGCTCCACCTGTTGGATGATAGGGTTATTTAGTATATGTGTTGATGAGCATTTATCTTTATAGTTTTTGTAAAGATGATGGGTTAATTCCAGTATTTTAGACTGGACTAGTAATGGACTTTGAATCCTATGATCAAGTGTTTTTAAGCCTTCAAAAAAGGTTAATAGTGGTGTAGTATCAATGTTATATTTTTGGGTGCTATAATAAAAGTTGTATATAAATTTACTTATATCAGGATCATTTAGAACACAATTAAATAATGATGGGTGAAATTGTAGCATGATTTTCCTATTATTCTGTTGGTCATCTATGGCATGGATAGCTTTTGATCCAATAATAAGTAAATCATCAGGTCTTAAACAATAGTCAGTTTGAGATACATGGATATGCGAGATGCCCTCGCAGATATAGAATAACTCGACTTCTTCATGCCAATGAGCTGGAAAGTGAAGTTGGCTGTTATCACTGTAACTCAAGCGAGCTTTAGCACCTTTAAAATCAAGAATTTCATGATACTCACACACTGAAATCCCCCCTAGAAAAGACCTTTAACGAATGTATCAACATCAATACCTATAAAATAATCTTCAAGATTTAGATCTTTTAATTGATCCTTAATAGCTTCTAACTCATGTTTAGTTCCAACAAGTTTTTTTTCAATGACATGAACGTCCTCTTTATTAAAGAAGTCACCGTAAATTCTTAAATCCTCTAGTGAACCATTTTTTACGTTGAAGTGATATTCAATTGTACCACCTGAATAGCGGATTGCATTAGTAAACCCATAGGTAGCTTGTTTACCATAAGTCCAATCCCATGTATCATACTTGTTATCTACTAGTTGTTGGATAGTGTTTGTTTCAGTCTCATTCAGTTGATAGAAGCTGCTATGAGAAGAACCTGTTATGTGCTTAGCGATAGCATCTACAAAATATTCAATTGACATAGGCTGAGGAAGATGACTAGAGATATTTGTTACACGGCTTTTGACGGATTTAACGTTCTTATCTTTAAACTTTAATGGATTAACTTTTAATGCCTTTGATAAATCTGCCATGTTTGAACTGAATAAAAGGGTTCCGTGATGTAAGATTCTATTTTTTGAAACATGTTGAGCGTTTCCAGAGAACTTTTTACCATCGATGGTTAAATCGTTTCGGCCAGAAAAAATAGCTTCTACACCTAGTTGATTGAGAACTTCTAATATAGGCTTTGTGAATTCTTTAAAACTTTCAGCTGTATTCTTCTCCACATTAGTTATAAAGCAAAAATTTAAATTTCCTAAATCATGAAAGACTGCACCACCACCTGAAAGGCGTCTAATGACAGGGATATTATGCTCTTTAACATGGTCATAATTGATTTCGGCAATAGTATTTTGATGGGTGCCAACGATTATAGATGGTGCATTACGATAAAGATAAAAGACATCCTCATCTTTGTTTTTTAATAAATACTCTTCAGTAGCTAAGTTGAAATAGGGGTTATTTGTTGTACTAATAATGGATAACATAATAAGTACCTCCTCAGAATGACAATTAATTTCGTAATCTATACGGTTAATGGAACCATACACTATGAATCAGAATATTAATAATTATTATAATTTAAACTATCTACCCTAGCAAGCGAATTAGAGAATAGTGAAAAATTTCTTTATTTAGATTGTAACATCATCCTCATCTTATACTAGTTAAATCATACAATTTGGTATAGCATCTTAGAAATTATTTAATGGGATTTATCAGAATAACAGAAAAATAATTATTATTGCAAATACATAGTTGATAAACTTATCATTTTGTAATATGATTAAAGTAACAGAATATTTACGTGGCTAATTGAAGTTAGCGAGAGAGATCTTAGGGCGCCGAAGATGTAATATAAAGTATAGCCAAATACTTATAGAAACTTTCAGGCAAAAGGATCGCTAGCGGATAGCACTCTGGAAAGCATTTATGCACCCAAGGAGCAATACATATGACATGTAGAATCTCTCAGGTAAAAATACAGAGGGTAAATGGCGTTTATTTATAATGCCATTTACCCTCTTTCTATTTTTAAAGGGGCATAATCTCAATAGTTTTATTAAGGATAATCTATTGATTTTATGTATATAAGTTGAATTCAATAAATTGCTATGAGCCTAGCAATTATTTAGAACTATTCACCTATAATTAAAGAATATATATTGAACTAAAGATAAATACTCGAAATGTTTAGTTCATATATAGTATTAACTAATAATTTAATGAGAGTATAGGAAACATTATAGTATGTAAATAGTGAAGTAATTGAAGTATGCAAATCTAGTAAAACGTAAAAAATCATAAAGGAGGGTATTCAATTGGATAATACAAAACGAACTTTTTTGTATGAAAAGCATTTAGAACACGGTGGAAAAATGATTGATTTTGCTGGTTGGGCATTACCTGTACAATACAAGGGATTAATAGAAGAGCATGATGCAGTTCGTCAAGCTGCGGGTCTATTTGATGTAAGTCATATGGGAGAAGTATCTGT
It contains:
- a CDS encoding lipoate--protein ligase, coding for MLSIISTTNNPYFNLATEEYLLKNKDEDVFYLYRNAPSIIVGTHQNTIAEINYDHVKEHNIPVIRRLSGGGAVFHDLGNLNFCFITNVEKNTAESFKEFTKPILEVLNQLGVEAIFSGRNDLTIDGKKFSGNAQHVSKNRILHHGTLLFSSNMADLSKALKVNPLKFKDKNVKSVKSRVTNISSHLPQPMSIEYFVDAIAKHITGSSHSSFYQLNETETNTIQQLVDNKYDTWDWTYGKQATYGFTNAIRYSGGTIEYHFNVKNGSLEDLRIYGDFFNKEDVHVIEKKLVGTKHELEAIKDQLKDLNLEDYFIGIDVDTFVKGLF
- a CDS encoding AraC family transcriptional regulator produces the protein MCEYHEILDFKGAKARLSYSDNSQLHFPAHWHEEVELFYICEGISHIHVSQTDYCLRPDDLLIIGSKAIHAIDDQQNNRKIMLQFHPSLFNCVLNDPDISKFIYNFYYSTQKYNIDTTPLLTFFEGLKTLDHRIQSPLLVQSKILELTHHLYKNYKDKCSSTHILNNPIIQQVEQFVANNYEAVITLDMIANEVNLSKYYFTRYFKEHKGITFGQYLREYRIKKALNYLIKTDIAVTEIAYTCGFDSIKTFNRIFKHYTSLSPTQYRGVLNR